The nucleotide sequence ttgatcagcagcttgcggacggtattatagagcatagtaatagttgctggggagcaggcAATGTTATTCTGCCTAAAAAATGAATAAATCGTTTGGAAAGttctcggacgagttttaatatggcacctcctggcacccatccactacaccATGATCATGTGAAACGTATACTGGAAAGACAAGACTCCATAGGAGGGGCAGCATTTATAACCGCAACTAGCGGAGGCATTAGATATTGCGTCGATAGGAACGAGTCCGACTGCGAACTCAAGAAGGAAGAAGGAacggatgaaagaaggaagcaaccTTAGGGTATTACGTCCagtcgacgacgatgtcattagatACACAACAGAGGTTCGGAATGAGGAGTGACAGGGGAGGGAGTTGGCCCTGCTCTTCGAATGGCTCTGCATTTTaataacgatttagaaaaatcgcgacaacctaaatctggatggccagattggGGTCTGAACCGCTGTCACTCAGAAAGCGAGTTCATGGTCTTACCAGTGCGGCCCCTAGACCCGCGAAAAATATGATAAATTATTTGCATACTCTGTGTCTTTTCCAAAGCTTAGATGCAATAGCCTACGAATTATTTCCATGCACTTTACAATATCTGCATTGACATATCTGTGACAACTTTGGTATTAATAAGTTCCTATTTGATTTGTATCACATCCTTGAGAACCATTTCTCTCAAAATCTGTGCAATGAGAAGTAAATCTAAACACACAAGAATTTTGTGTGTAATATGTACTTTGTTTATGACATTTTGCTTATTAAGGATGGTCCTCTGGAACGTACAGTGTATCTATTTTTACATACAGTTATCTTATTTGCTATTTCAAGAATTACAAATTAAACGCCTCACTACACTGTTGTAAAACGTTTATACGTACCTTCGGCcctttatcttcctttctttctctttctttctttcttctcactACTTTTCGTTGAAATCTAGTAGTCAGCCAGGTGATTATTGCAACTGTAGAAATGGAAAACTTTCTAAGCGCCAGCTCTGATATTAGTTGGGAGAATGAAAAAATACTTTATCTCGTTTGCATGTAACTGATTTGTATCCAGATAATAAGAAAGTaatctgataccacagaattatgatGCTCACCACAAAATGTAATAAGAAATATTAGAAAATACTTTATTAAATCGTTCTAAGTGCCATACCACGAAACTGACTGTTCCAAGGTGCCAATAAGAATTTTCTTAATTTCTTAACATACCCGGAAATTGATGTTTTTAGGTGCCAATAACAAAATTTCTACAACTTGACTCATGCAAAGAAaaaaagcagcaaccagtcgctgtTAATAACGCTTTTTGCTTACACGTTACAGGTATTGAACGGACAGGTTCATCTTCATACGGCTGTTCACGTTTAATTAGATTAGTTATTGTTTAAAATAGTTGTTAACTGTTTTTTCCaataactaatgtaaacaacaaagaTGTACTTGTCGGTTCGAAAGCGGTAAtggcgctatttgtgtaaataaatagcattatgaaCAGTGGCTGGTTACTGTTTCCTTGTTTACAAGAATCGGCTTGTATTTTGTACATAACCACGGGCCAAAATTGTCAGTTTTCAATAAACTAGCAGGAATAAAGTTTTTGTTCCAAGTGCCATTAATAATAAGGATCTACTAATGCATGTTTGAGAGACTTCGTGCAATATTTGCACCTGGATCAGATATAGAAACATGCAACCGTGTACCGACAAAACAATAGCTTGAAAACGCCTTTTTAAAGAAAATTGAACTCCGAGTGTTTTCCATTTCTACTCTTCAACTGATGATAAAGGATTGTAGGGAAAGGAAAACAGAGGTGAGTGTGTTACATCATTTTAATTTAGTTACCTGCAGCGCAATACAAATGCACAAACTTAACAACATTATATAAACATTAAATATTTGCATTACTGTACAATGTTATGCACATTACTAAAGTTTCTATACAGTCTCACTAATCTGAGTTTGTGTTTTGGCCCAGACAACCAATACATCACAATTCGTGTGTTTCTAGCGACCATCAACTAGTTTCGTAAATAGCACCATAGAAGTACACACTGAACATTAGAAAAAAAGGCACACCAATGAATGAAACTGGTGACTGTAGGAGTATTCTGTAGCACGCTGTGTCCTGTCTCGCCCTTTCACACACATTCAATTGTATCTGAAAACAGCTTTAGGAAATGTTCGCTGATCATAGTTCCTGCAGCTCGTATAATATTTCGCAACAAAATTACTGCTACTGGAAAATGTTGGTGAAGTTCTGCTGTAGACAGTAGGAAGCATTTGTGCTAAGTATCCGACATTCCTAACTTTAGGCACTGAACATAAGGCACTCCTGATATGCAGAGGACGCCATCTTACAAGGAGGAAGCAAAAAAAGTATTAGGTGAATAAGATAAAGACAGAAACTAATAACACTTCCCAGAAACCGCGCATCAATCAGGGAAAAAAATAACTTTGGCCATCTACAGGTACTGTGATTAACGTAATAGAAACTGACGGCGAAGCTGATTACAAATAGAAATGTTAACTTGTTACCAACCGCTGTTGACGTATATGGTACGGTCAAACAGGAAATTGTCTAGAGTTACAGGACTTAACATGTTAGTCAAACACAGACTGATTAGTACACGCTTTCCTACACTGGCACATTGGATTGCTTAACTCAGAACGAAACCGCTATAGGTGCATCTGTACTTGCTTGTTGATGACACATGCCGAGAATACATTGGACTGCCGGACCTACCAACAAACATATCACACAGCTCACTAAATTAAAAATTTCTCTTGTTAGCAGAACAGTGAGATAACACTAGTTTACTTTGTCAATGCAATAGGATTTTCTCTCCGAGAAGGAGTGTCATTCCACCTACggtgaacagaaaaaaattgaactaGTAGCCTCATGATCACGGCgcataaaacacacaaaaacagagGCGATCTTAATGCTGAGCGGAAGGGAGCCGTCTACAATGGCTCATTATGGACCTGAACGGAGCCAGAAACGATCCCGACGGAATGTGTGGCCAGATCTGAATCTTCTGCACAGTCGACGAGCGTTGCTTCCTTTTTTGTTTGGCGCTGAAGAATAAAGTTACGATTATGTGCAGTTTCTTGCATGTAAATGGGAGGTTTTTATCATTATACTGATCTCGTAGAGTCCGGGCAACAACTTGCGTCACGAACTGCCCGCATCAGAGAGTGAAGTTGCTCTGTTCTCCACAACGATAGCCTGTGTATTAGGACGTATGCAAGAAATCGCGCCCTCTTTGCTAGTAGGTGCCGCGAAGTGGCTTTTGGGGGATACTGAGAATAAAGGGGAGTTTACTGACGAGAGGGATTAAGAAGAATTTCCTCCTCTGTGCAATTAAGTGCGTGCCAGTGAATTTGAAATTAGCGATGAAGAAGAAAGTTACGTGCAGTTTCTTGCATGTAAATGGGAGGTTTATACTGATCTCGTGAATTTTTCGAACTCTGTTCAAAAAATGGGATTCACCTTTCCGCAAAGTTCTTGGATAACAACGGGACTCCAATATTTtcaaaccttttcttttttttttgcaggttacCTTCTTCAAAAAATTACGAGCGCAACAAATGAGTATGCCACAGAGAGAATACAGACGGTGACTCCACTAATAAAACATTCAACGAGACATACATGAAAAGTCGTTTATTCGGAACAATTGAAGATTCTGAATTCGAAACGGAATTAGATGACTGTTCCACCGAAGGTTTGATGTAACGAATCCCATTTTTCCAGGATGTTTTCTCTCGTCTGCAATTTTTGCGGGTGTCCACTAATcctattccctccccccccccccccccccccgaaaaaaagcAATGTTTCTTCTCTCCACTGTTCGCCATCCCTCTCCCCAGACTGGTTCGAGATCGCCACGCATCTTTCCCATAGCGGTCGCTGACCACCCAAAAAAACAGTCATCACCCAGGCCTCACTTGTTTCTGAAAATGAAGATATCTCATTTTCTCAACCGTTCCTACTCCCTGAAAGTCCCAAATCGTGAACCACAATCATCAGCAACAACGCCAAACACCAGAGGCTTGTATCAGTTTCAATTTACGTAAACATCGAGTAAATCcacttttattttttaagaaaaactcAAAGAAAACCATTGTTTCTTTAACTTCTAAATTCTTAAATTTCTTTTCAAGGCTCTCGTGCTCAAGGACAGATATGCTGCCGCACTCACTGTCTATTCATACTTGACGGAACGGAACGTCGAAACGTCAACAatacatttcaaatggcggcagtcAGTCAGGCAGTGAACGGTACGTACCAGCACGTCAAAGATTTCTCGCAAAGACAGTTTTGACGTTGGCGTCCATGACGGATGGTGTCTTCGTCTGCCATCGCCGGAACTTAAATTGTTCTCTCTGCATCGCTCATATTATATCTGTGAATATTGAGATTTTGTGTCTTCTtcgtctttattttattgttttctctgtttcCGTGATACACTGCAAAACTTCTATGACGACACGGATATTTGTCCTAGGAATGTGCACAAAAAGACCAGATACCTGAAGCGGCAAATGATTTAGGTTCTAGAATACCTGGGCAAAGAAGACGTCCACCCTTTtcccaaataataaataaattgatgAAACAAGtttctttcaataatttttcaataacaGCGAAAAGGCTCTGGTGAAGGAGCGAATTATAGTTGCTTGCTTTGGCGTTATTTGGTGATTAGAAGGGAAACAAAACGAAATCGATAAGGTAAAAAGGCTATACGTATTGCCTTCTAAATATTGTCTGATGTACTTATATGCGCTTACTTTCCTAGCAAATAAATACAGATGACTCGAAATGTTTGGACGACATTTTTCCTATTGTTCCACTGTCTGCAGTTTAACATTCACACTTTGTCAAGCACATTTATCATAAATTTTGCTTTAGCCTTTAATGTACTTTAACACTGCTAGCGACTTAACTCCGGTAAGGCGTTTCGACTTTTCCTGTCTGGTATGGTGTGTCATAAACTCGCTTTCACCGTTCGGTACGCGATGTGACGTGCAGCCTAGTGTGAGGACGCCGCAATATGAGGGTAATGTCGCTTCTGTTCCGTTCCGTGTGAATCGCTCTTTACTCGGCAGATGATTGAAAGGCACGTGGTCGAAATATCGGTAGCAGTATTGGCGTTACTAGTGTTGCACGTCGGTAACATAACGCACTGTCAACACCTGTAGATGTAAATAATTTACTTGTGTTTAATCTCACAGTTGACCGTCGCTTCTGTTAGTTAAGAGGACGTTCCACACATCCCCCTGTGTTCTCGACAGAGGTGATCGAAAAGAGAGGCTTACATGGGGAAGGTGAGTTTGCAGCGGCAGAGTGCCTGAGCGGTTTTGGTGTAGCACGGAATTGGGCGAGTTTGTAGTGTGTGAGGCCCGGCGCCTCCGCCTCCCGCCTAGGCGTCGCGCGGGACCGGCTGGTGGCGGCGGCGCGGCGTGGGCAGCGGCGACTTGGTGCGCGGGGGCGACGCCTCCCCCGAGGCGgaggcgggcgcgggggcggcgaCGCCGTTGCGGAGCGGCGGCTGCGGCTTGGGCCCGCGGCCCGGGGGGCTGCCGGGCGGCGCGAACGTCTTGAGCTGCGGGGGGCCGCCGCCCGCGGCCAGCGGCGGCAGCACGCGGAAGTAGATCTTGCTGTTGAGCTCCTGCGCCGAGGACTgccgcggcggcggctgcggcgactCCCTGCGGCCGCCGCCGTCCAGGCTCCTCCTGGGGGAGGGGGacgccctctccctctccctctcccccctaacCGCCGGGCTAGGCCCGTTCGCCGCCTGCTCTGCCTCGCTCGCCTCTTCAGCCTGCGGTTTGTCCCTCAGGTCCTCTTCACTGATGTGCAGCACCGGCAGAGCATTCGAGAGCTTCGACACTTCAGACTCCTTCTCGTCCGCCAAATCCGACTCCGTTATCTGGAGGACCGGTAAATCGCCCTTGTAATGTTGGGTCAGATAGTCTTCCCGAAAGCTCGCTAGCGCCGATTTGGGGGATTCCAGTACGCCATCTTCCTCGGCACCGTCCACTAACGGCTCCTTTGCGTCCGTCTCCGTCGGTGGAACATCGCTCACAGTCGCATCCGCTTGTTCGGGAGCAGTCGCGGTCTCCACCTTTACCTCCACTTCTACGGTCGGGTTTCCCATTTCTACAGCTGTCACTGGTCGGTTTTGCCCTATTTCGTCCTCCACGTCACGCTTCGTCTCTTGCGAGACTTCTGTTGCGTCAGTTGAGGTTGCGGTGGGTTCCTTGTATTCGCGGATGGTCAGCGTTAACACTTGTGGCGTATTTGCCGCTGGAGCATCCTCGGACACCATTGTATTCGAGGGCGACTCTGGCGTGGAAGCAGCCTCGACTTCTGCTGTAGTCGTCAACTGCACAGTGTCGCGATTCCCCACTTCCTTTTCCGAAAGTTCTGTGACTTGTTCTTCTGTAAGTTCCACTGCTTCTGAAGGTGCAGGTCGTTCTGTCCCTTCGGCTGACACCGCCGCATCACTGCTGGGATGGTCTTCAGAGGTGTTTTCAGTCGGTGGCTCATCTTGAGCTCCACCCTGCCTAGAAGCGTCAGCCCCCACCGACTCAGCGTCATCCACGGCCATGTCTTCCCCCTCGGCCAGCGGGGCGACAGCCTCCGCCCGCTGCTGCTCCCGGTCGGCCGGTCCCGCTGCAGAGACAGGGGTCCTCGAGTCGTCGGCTACTTCTGCGGGGGTGCCACTACCTTCGGCTCCAGCCGTCTCCTCCACTGCTGCCTGCTGCGTCAGGGACACTTCCGTCACCGGAGACTCTTCTGGGCTGCTCGGTGGAGGTGTAGGTGCGGCCACGGTCACCACCACTGTCGTGGTTTCTGTCACCTCTCCCGACGTCGGGGCAACCACCGCCACGCCCACTTCAGCCTGCTGCCCTGCGTTTTTCGTATCGCTTGTCTcctgaaacaaaaataaagatCTACGTTACGTTCAACTGCCGATATTCCCGAACAACTTCTCCAAGAAATACAAATTTCTTCCCATAAGtgcaaccttcccccccccccccccctcgaatgaTCAAATAGAACTACTCTCAGATTTCTTTTTGGAGGAattccgaatgcgagtcgagtgtgctaaccattaCGCCAATATTTTTCGGATAAAAAAAAATTAGCGTCatagttagcacactggtctcgcattcggaatTCCTCCGAAAAATATTCGACCATCTACCAACTACccgcctaaaatccaggaaacctatatgggaagacgaagtcctcaaattcccagaaaggtacgacataacaagggaatggaggcaatactggtcgctgaataatcaccatcctctCATCACTTATTGTGATCCTTCGATACCGCTGGAAGGAATGAAAATgcccagaagaacttggtgcagacttaatcgtgtgaggactaaccacggcaggtgtaaggccatcctccacaaatggaaactcactgatgacccacgatgcgactgtggtgcagaagaacaaacacctgatcttcgaatgtcctgcgaggaggtttgaaggagaatggagggatatcatgaatgctactccacgTCCTGTTCAGTGGGTGACGTGTTTAGATGTGGACTTATAATAGCTGCAGCggctgtctccctaatctttcgcatgttgttgtttgcaatcaatcatttaataatatattagtaattcgtttattatattaattaatagtttgtgtgcaattttactctgcagatgccatatgctaaataaataaataaaccattacGCCACCTCAATCGATCTGTGAAACACAGGCTGAATTACTTTGAAGAGTGGTTAATATCTGTTACAAATTAATGGTTAAGTGCGAAGAACCAGTCCATAAAGCATTTGTAATCAGTGTTAACCTTGCAGCTATCGCCGTGTACTTTAACGTTTTTATTTGAAATTCCAACCGTTTCCACGCCATCAATCAGTAACCTATTGTCATGTTTGAAACTACTGAATAAGCAATGGGTATGTGATAACTGCCTGACAGCGTTCCTCGGATATTTTCTCACGttttagtgacacacacacacacacacacacacacacacacacacgttgttgtATTTTAAACACAATGTAAGTCGCTTAAAAGAAAGCCATACAACATGTAAATACGACAACATGTGTGGGGAACTGTTAAGTGACGTCTCTGAATTGTATAATATCTCTGCTTTTGTAATGGAAGATGTTTTGTAACTTCTGTGATAAAGAAGTTCCGTGTAAATAAACTTGTATGTTACTTGTAGTTAAAAGCACTTCGTTTACCACACATTTTCGGGGACCGAAAGCTGGTAAAATTCGACACAGACGGAAACTTTGGGAATCCGTGGGATGTCTACGATACTTCGAAGGAACTCACATACCGATTTCTAACGACTAAACGGCGGAATTTATTCACGCGTAACATACAACGCACACTCTCAGGTATGTCATCTACGCATTACAATCTTCAGCTACTGTAACGTATCAGCTTATTGCACGTGTACTAGCTGCTTGAGTAATATTTGA is from Schistocerca cancellata isolate TAMUIC-IGC-003103 chromosome 6, iqSchCanc2.1, whole genome shotgun sequence and encodes:
- the LOC126088450 gene encoding ras-associated and pleckstrin homology domains-containing protein 1-like, producing the protein MITRSRKISVDDYPEHLNPFADDNEDLRNNRFNTTGRRRARPSLKDAWESSPSPALDVAVTVRGPTPARPPPPRLSLSPPPPPPSEVQRQPPPPPRPLTQPPPPAPDATPGKPARRRFSFSRTLDAGSRLLLSPALLRRFRPGAAPASSKPPPRDAQPPAAPDLRGSIRRSQSQAIPTTPPPIGDASGLNSRAGSNWTLAEGGFPQRIPSYRPKKRRAPPPPAPAPAPPTVSVTPPPAETSDTKNAGQQAEVGVAVVAPTSGEVTETTTVVVTVAAPTPPPSSPEESPVTEVSLTQQAAVEETAGAEGSGTPAEVADDSRTPVSAAGPADREQQRAEAVAPLAEGEDMAVDDAESVGADASRQGGAQDEPPTENTSEDHPSSDAAVSAEGTERPAPSEAVELTEEQVTELSEKEVGNRDTVQLTTTAEVEAASTPESPSNTMVSEDAPAANTPQVLTLTIREYKEPTATSTDATEVSQETKRDVEDEIGQNRPVTAVEMGNPTVEVEVKVETATAPEQADATVSDVPPTETDAKEPLVDGAEEDGVLESPKSALASFREDYLTQHYKGDLPVLQITESDLADEKESEVSKLSNALPVLHISEEDLRDKPQAEEASEAEQAANGPSPAVRGERERERASPSPRRSLDGGGRRESPQPPPRQSSAQELNSKIYFRVLPPLAAGGGPPQLKTFAPPGSPPGRGPKPQPPLRNGVAAPAPASASGEASPPRTKSPLPTPRRRHQPVPRDA